One Desulfonatronum thiodismutans genomic window, CAGCTTTATTGACTTGGTGGAGTCGGACGCATAGCCTGTAGTCGTTTTGATTACAAAGGGGGCGATTATGCAAATGACAATCCGCATATCTGAAGAATACATGACACAAGTCCAAGATCTTTCAGTGCGAACCGGTTTGAAAAAGTCGGACATCGCCAGATTGGCCATCAAGGACTTTCTTGAACGTTTCGACGTCGTCCAGGGGCAGGAGGACAAGCCCATCAATAAGGCGTCGGACCTGATCGGCGTCGTCAACAGCGGAATTCCTGATCTGGGCCGAAACCACCGCCGCTACATTCTTAAAGGAATGCAGGGCCACGAGTCGTGAAAGCCCTGTTGGATACCGGCCCCTGGGTTGCGCTGATCGACGCAAGTGAAACCTCTCATGGGGCGTGCGTCGAGTGGTTTGGCGCGTTTTCCGGCAAGCTGTACTCGACGGAGCCCGTGCTGACGGAAGTCCTGTATCTTCTGAACTTTTCCCTGAAAGCCCAGCAGGCTGCCATGGATTATGTCCTGCGGGGCATTGTCACGATCGTTCCAACGGATCTTCAGGCACTGGAATCCGCCAAGACCCTCATGGGCAAATATGCCGACCTGCCCATGGATTTCGCTGATGCCAGCCTCGTTGTTCTTGCCTCGGAATCTCGGATATTGAACGTCGTGACCCTGGATGATCGAGATTTCAGAGTGTATCGGACTATTGACAAGAAAGCTTTTGCCATTCTTCCTTGAGATCATGATCAAGTTGCGTATGAGAGTGAGGCTTGCGGGGAAGCTCGTCAGGACTGACTGGCCAGAAGCGCGGTGAAGTCCGCGCGGAGTAGTTCGACGTGTTAGCGGGGCGAGAAAAGTCGGACTGATGCCAGACACATCGGCGGCGCGGTCACGAC contains:
- a CDS encoding type II toxin-antitoxin system VapC family toxin, translating into MKALLDTGPWVALIDASETSHGACVEWFGAFSGKLYSTEPVLTEVLYLLNFSLKAQQAAMDYVLRGIVTIVPTDLQALESAKTLMGKYADLPMDFADASLVVLASESRILNVVTLDDRDFRVYRTIDKKAFAILP